A part of Variovorax sp. HW608 genomic DNA contains:
- a CDS encoding phage portal protein, producing MKLRELVPSLMPRLAHAVKGFFSTEGSWRGPFMAIGELGGSFRVEPTGDGWQRNLEVPTFGVRRIPAAYAAVMANAAAVAQCWPRHLRETGAAAEFARVTTSPAFRIFRKPNAYETWPVFMLNLVAAMQFDGTGYAIALRDDKGAITSLHRVPTGGAAPFISPVDGSVYYSIGHNELTPDFTGSIEGLAYVVAARDVMALRQYCPRHPLRGESPATAAALAMGINVALSRSQAVFFSRMSRPSGVLVSDQQLTAVQITRARENWESQATLLAQGGVPVLGNGMKWIPMTITSEDSQLIEAQRLSIEDIARVYRVPLPVIGDLTHATLTNVESLISFWLSTGLGSLLELVERAFDEMFGFDNVTEYCDFDTTALLRTDFAGRIEALCKGIQGGLYKPDEARAREGLGRVPGGDTVYVQQQMVPLGTTGQSTTPIAAPPSPAEPAANDGPGDGQGGPVELSLAVGETMSSEQVARALMKRLGVREPQS from the coding sequence ATGAAGCTGCGCGAGCTGGTGCCGAGCCTGATGCCGCGCCTGGCCCATGCCGTCAAGGGGTTCTTTTCGACCGAAGGGTCGTGGCGCGGACCGTTCATGGCCATCGGGGAACTCGGCGGCAGCTTCCGGGTCGAGCCCACCGGCGACGGCTGGCAGCGAAACCTCGAAGTGCCCACCTTCGGCGTGCGGCGCATCCCGGCCGCCTATGCGGCCGTGATGGCGAACGCCGCCGCCGTTGCGCAGTGCTGGCCGCGGCACCTGCGCGAGACCGGAGCCGCGGCCGAGTTCGCGCGCGTGACCACGAGCCCGGCCTTTCGCATCTTCCGCAAGCCCAACGCCTACGAGACATGGCCCGTCTTCATGCTCAACCTGGTGGCGGCCATGCAGTTCGACGGCACCGGCTATGCGATTGCACTGCGCGATGACAAGGGCGCGATCACATCGCTGCACCGCGTGCCAACCGGAGGCGCCGCGCCTTTCATCAGCCCCGTCGACGGCTCGGTCTACTACAGCATCGGGCACAACGAGCTGACTCCGGACTTCACGGGCAGCATCGAGGGCCTGGCTTACGTGGTGGCAGCGCGCGATGTCATGGCGCTGCGCCAGTACTGCCCGCGCCATCCGCTGCGGGGCGAGTCGCCGGCCACCGCGGCGGCGCTGGCCATGGGCATCAACGTGGCGCTGTCGCGCTCGCAGGCCGTGTTCTTCTCGCGCATGTCTCGCCCTTCGGGCGTGCTGGTGTCCGATCAGCAGCTCACTGCGGTACAGATCACGCGCGCGCGGGAGAACTGGGAAAGCCAGGCCACGCTCCTCGCACAGGGGGGCGTTCCGGTGCTGGGCAACGGCATGAAGTGGATCCCCATGACCATCACCAGCGAGGACTCACAGCTCATCGAGGCACAGCGCTTGAGCATCGAGGACATCGCGCGGGTCTACCGCGTGCCGCTGCCGGTCATCGGCGACCTCACGCACGCCACCCTCACTAACGTCGAATCGCTGATCAGCTTCTGGCTCTCGACGGGCCTGGGGTCGCTCCTCGAACTGGTGGAGCGCGCCTTCGACGAGATGTTCGGTTTCGACAACGTGACGGAGTACTGCGACTTCGACACCACGGCGCTGCTGCGCACGGACTTCGCAGGGCGCATCGAGGCGCTGTGCAAGGGCATTCAGGGCGGCCTGTACAAGCCCGACGAGGCGCGTGCGCGCGAAGGGCTCGGACGCGTGCCCGGTGGCGACACGGTCTACGTGCAGCAGCAGATGGTGCCACTGGGCACGACGGGCCAGTCCACGACCCCCATCGCCGCCCCGCCCTCCCCCGCCGAGCCGGCCGCCAATGACGGCCCCGGGGACGGCCAGGGCGGGCCCGTGGAGCTCTCGCTGGCCGTCGGCGAGACCATGAGTTCAGAGCAGGTTGCACGCGCCTTGATGAAGCGCTTGGGCGTGCGGGAGCCGCAGTCATGA
- a CDS encoding phage major capsid protein — protein MTLSEKIAAMKAALLEKKNALQAVQDKMAALTVDESLSDDEDAAAEELSQSINKLIDDIEKAERHQLTLARNARPASGTNGGASTEDTIASLRGGGGQLATLAAPGVATRGGGIVTRKPNINLFVRSAIAAFESHHTHYPVQEIIQARWPGQQDLLEVSRLITGYRLKGVQNPAMTDVPEWAGALVRETLAAFMDLLQPESVIPRLGLAPLDFGGSAIIKVPYRLPTATGGNDLSGAFRKEGDPIRIGAARMGTKSLRSYSMGVIGTFTMEMLEASLLNFEQAVQRWMVEDTAKVLDTVFLDDRPEVADTRPAGLRYGLDAGDIHASSGVDPAQVQQDLRDAISAMTDALIGRRPVWLMHPNRATGLSTMWNSVGLPAFPSMEANGTLMGYPVISSITVPKDLVFLIDTAEIAFAGGTPRFDYSTEASIVEQDGLPITDGVQSEVETLDAGTPARSLWQTNSGGIRALWNVSWARMRDHSVQVITGAAW, from the coding sequence ATGACCCTCTCCGAAAAGATTGCGGCCATGAAGGCCGCGCTGCTGGAAAAGAAGAATGCCCTGCAGGCCGTCCAAGACAAGATGGCGGCGCTCACCGTGGACGAGTCGCTCAGCGATGACGAGGACGCCGCGGCCGAGGAATTGAGCCAGAGCATCAACAAGCTCATCGACGACATCGAGAAGGCCGAGCGCCACCAGCTCACGCTCGCGCGCAATGCGCGTCCGGCCAGCGGCACCAACGGCGGCGCGTCCACCGAGGACACCATCGCCAGCCTGCGTGGCGGCGGTGGGCAGCTGGCCACCCTCGCCGCGCCAGGCGTGGCCACGCGCGGCGGCGGCATCGTCACGCGCAAACCCAACATCAACCTGTTCGTTCGCTCGGCCATCGCTGCGTTCGAGTCGCACCATACGCACTACCCGGTGCAGGAGATCATCCAAGCGCGCTGGCCGGGCCAGCAGGACCTCCTGGAAGTCTCGCGCCTCATCACGGGCTACCGGCTCAAGGGCGTGCAGAACCCTGCCATGACCGACGTGCCCGAATGGGCCGGCGCTCTGGTGCGCGAGACGCTCGCCGCCTTCATGGATCTGCTGCAGCCCGAGTCGGTGATCCCGCGCCTGGGCCTCGCACCGCTGGACTTCGGCGGCTCGGCGATCATCAAGGTGCCGTACCGCCTGCCCACTGCAACGGGCGGCAATGATCTCTCAGGCGCATTCCGCAAGGAAGGCGACCCGATCCGCATCGGCGCCGCGCGCATGGGCACCAAGTCGCTGCGCTCCTACAGCATGGGCGTCATCGGCACCTTCACCATGGAGATGCTGGAGGCCAGCCTGCTCAACTTCGAGCAAGCCGTGCAGCGCTGGATGGTGGAGGACACCGCCAAGGTGCTGGACACCGTGTTCCTCGACGACCGGCCCGAGGTTGCCGACACGCGACCGGCCGGGCTGCGCTACGGCCTGGATGCGGGCGACATCCATGCATCGAGCGGTGTCGATCCGGCGCAGGTGCAGCAGGACCTGCGCGATGCCATCTCCGCCATGACCGACGCACTCATCGGGCGCCGGCCCGTGTGGCTGATGCACCCCAATCGCGCCACGGGCCTGAGCACGATGTGGAACAGCGTGGGGCTGCCGGCGTTTCCATCGATGGAAGCCAACGGCACGCTGATGGGCTATCCGGTCATCAGCTCGATCACGGTACCGAAAGACCTCGTGTTCCTGATCGACACGGCCGAGATCGCCTTCGCGGGCGGAACGCCGCGCTTCGACTACAGCACCGAGGCCTCGATCGTCGAGCAGGACGGCCTGCCCATCACGGATGGCGTGCAGTCAGAGGTCGAAACCTTGGATGCGGGCACGCCGGCTCGAAGCCTCTGGCAGACCAATAGCGGCGGCATCCGTGCCCTGTGGAACGTGAGCTGGGCGCGCATGCGCGACCACTCGGTGCAAGTGATCACCGGGGCAGCCTGGTAA
- a CDS encoding DUF2290 domain-containing protein has translation MNFARTCQGLGSARSYFSRNSLTQVDNIAINTQLREISWAGYQAGIIRNTAYPIEYQFLLDNHQYSILLKDGSFFQFYFSFEADELNSARLAFYPRPLPLKDDPSSLSQAAEEALDRGDEEILQYLLNWVELMELEGRLMPSNTSHVRFDYDRDVEAHCKSHLQLGAIQDLRIPANFFPQPLAFIQLCQNLIYGSLPLPSVGLGFERNHLFALERPDFLITLGCQ, from the coding sequence ATGAATTTCGCTCGAACATGCCAAGGACTCGGCAGCGCGAGATCGTACTTCTCAAGAAACAGTCTGACGCAAGTTGACAATATTGCAATTAATACGCAATTACGAGAGATTTCTTGGGCTGGTTATCAAGCCGGCATAATAAGAAACACAGCTTATCCGATCGAGTATCAGTTCTTGCTTGACAACCATCAGTACTCAATTCTGCTAAAGGATGGTTCGTTCTTTCAGTTTTACTTCTCCTTTGAAGCCGACGAGCTTAATTCGGCAAGGCTCGCTTTTTATCCAAGGCCGTTGCCGCTCAAGGACGACCCATCTTCGTTGAGCCAAGCAGCCGAGGAGGCGCTTGATCGGGGTGACGAGGAGATTCTGCAATATCTGCTGAATTGGGTTGAATTGATGGAGTTAGAGGGGAGGCTGATGCCATCAAATACCTCGCACGTTCGTTTTGACTACGACCGCGACGTCGAGGCACACTGCAAATCGCACCTGCAACTGGGAGCGATACAAGATCTCAGAATTCCCGCGAATTTTTTTCCGCAGCCGCTGGCCTTTATTCAGTTGTGTCAAAACCTAATTTATGGCTCGCTGCCACTTCCTTCTGTCGGCCTCGGATTTGAGAGAAATCATCTGTTTGCCCTAGAGCGGCCAGATTTCCTAATTACGCTTGGCTGTCAATGA
- a CDS encoding DEAD/DEAH box helicase yields MLENRPFHIQAAAGIRNALKETHGYLAYKLTTLGRASDDEVPSFLIVTQELGILLLDIIEERVEETVPSDELIYWKVDPGPSIVSRDLILEIYEDEVESRLKNDLSLYDRKTKRPKIPVASVVVFCRNTSAEIEQIVDLDSSRCSAITIDDLGTWLAEKTAVPAYAGTEESVGRILSLLEGTFVYETKRGPLHDEPLITVNDYIQRSLQTTFQQDDAQRLASLQLPPGPQRIRGLAGTGKTIVLSIKAAITHKRFPQYKILYLFNTQSLYQHVQGLIAKYYTLEAKRTPDFDDHLHVFHAWGGRQRPGLYSTLCQKYGLRPLTLSDVRGASDSLAFIYKDLLSKAKKAIKAEYDLVLIDEAQDFPKEVFEVAYLLAKGVGADKRIIWAYDEFQSLRDTQIKEPDELFGVNAKGEPNLPKAILSGAYAGGIPKDFVLPNCYRTPRPVLMTAHGVAMGLYSGKPTEMFYYPDEWGAIGYKVNQPRKLSIAAGDHVEIERPDENSKNLLESLLRGNGKSARHLVQIEECADADDQLAFVANKIQELISEQGVAPEEIIAINLRSGNNKEEMLQIQRSLTGVGVKSVLPGYVESSDIFKPKGFVTITTPFRAKGNEANIVFVLNAQSVASDFTLRMRNAFFVAVTRSRGWCYISGYGKGIPRLAEEIDGLKKDLPLFRFVCPDPSEVQSSKSFLQKSDKELDEIAKLLELYDKNPEIRRLIQERERGGGE; encoded by the coding sequence ATGCTGGAGAACCGGCCGTTCCACATTCAGGCTGCAGCAGGGATTAGGAATGCACTGAAAGAGACGCACGGTTATCTTGCTTACAAGCTGACTACTTTAGGCAGAGCATCGGACGACGAGGTGCCGTCGTTTCTTATTGTCACTCAAGAACTTGGAATACTGCTGCTCGACATTATCGAGGAGCGTGTGGAAGAAACGGTTCCTTCTGACGAGTTGATATATTGGAAAGTCGACCCCGGCCCGTCCATCGTTAGCCGAGATCTAATCCTAGAAATATACGAAGACGAGGTAGAGAGTCGTTTAAAGAATGACTTATCTCTATACGATCGCAAGACTAAGCGCCCGAAAATTCCGGTCGCGAGCGTAGTGGTATTCTGCAGAAATACCTCCGCCGAAATTGAGCAAATCGTTGATCTTGACTCAAGTAGATGTTCGGCCATTACCATTGACGATCTAGGTACTTGGCTAGCGGAGAAAACTGCTGTTCCGGCTTACGCTGGGACCGAGGAGTCGGTTGGAAGAATTCTGTCTTTGCTTGAGGGTACGTTCGTCTATGAAACGAAACGCGGTCCGTTGCACGATGAACCGTTGATCACTGTCAATGACTACATCCAGCGATCACTTCAAACAACGTTTCAACAGGATGATGCTCAGCGACTAGCTTCGCTGCAATTGCCTCCGGGCCCTCAGAGAATTCGTGGGCTTGCAGGAACTGGAAAAACGATCGTTCTATCGATTAAGGCCGCAATAACCCACAAGCGATTTCCTCAATATAAGATTCTTTATCTCTTCAACACGCAGAGCCTCTACCAACATGTTCAGGGGTTGATCGCCAAATATTACACTTTAGAAGCAAAAAGAACCCCTGATTTCGATGATCACCTGCATGTCTTTCACGCTTGGGGTGGTCGCCAGCGGCCAGGACTTTATTCCACGCTTTGCCAGAAATACGGGCTCCGACCGTTGACCCTATCGGACGTCAGAGGTGCGAGCGACTCCTTGGCCTTCATCTACAAAGATTTGCTGTCAAAGGCCAAAAAGGCAATTAAGGCCGAATACGACTTGGTGCTAATCGATGAGGCTCAGGATTTCCCTAAAGAGGTTTTTGAAGTGGCCTATCTTCTTGCAAAAGGGGTTGGGGCGGATAAGCGCATCATCTGGGCGTATGATGAATTTCAGTCGCTTCGCGATACACAGATCAAGGAGCCGGATGAACTTTTTGGAGTCAACGCAAAGGGCGAACCGAACTTGCCGAAAGCGATTCTAAGCGGTGCCTATGCAGGCGGAATACCGAAGGATTTTGTCCTTCCAAATTGTTATCGTACGCCGCGCCCTGTCTTGATGACCGCCCACGGAGTGGCGATGGGTTTGTATTCGGGTAAGCCAACAGAGATGTTTTATTATCCCGACGAATGGGGTGCTATCGGCTACAAAGTTAACCAACCGCGCAAGCTAAGTATTGCAGCAGGCGACCATGTAGAAATTGAACGCCCTGACGAGAACAGTAAGAATCTTCTGGAGAGCTTGCTTCGTGGTAACGGCAAGTCAGCACGCCATCTTGTTCAAATAGAAGAGTGCGCGGACGCCGACGATCAATTGGCCTTCGTCGCCAATAAGATTCAAGAATTGATTAGTGAGCAAGGGGTTGCACCTGAAGAAATAATTGCAATCAATCTTCGGTCGGGAAACAATAAGGAGGAAATGCTTCAGATTCAACGAAGTCTGACAGGCGTAGGGGTTAAGTCAGTGTTGCCTGGTTACGTTGAAAGCTCGGATATTTTCAAGCCGAAGGGATTCGTGACAATTACGACGCCCTTTAGAGCCAAAGGAAATGAGGCGAACATTGTTTTCGTCCTCAATGCGCAAAGTGTTGCAAGCGATTTCACGCTGCGGATGCGAAATGCTTTTTTTGTTGCCGTCACTCGGTCCCGGGGCTGGTGCTATATCAGCGGCTACGGGAAAGGTATCCCGAGGCTTGCAGAAGAGATTGACGGACTTAAGAAAGATTTGCCGCTTTTTCGCTTCGTCTGCCCCGACCCTTCTGAGGTTCAAAGTAGCAAGTCATTTTTACAGAAATCAGATAAGGAGCTCGACGAGATTGCTAAGCTGTTGGAATTGTACGACAAGAATCCCGAAATCCGTAGATTGATACAAGAGCGTGAGCGGGGAGGGGGTGAATGA
- a CDS encoding recombinase family protein, giving the protein MTTGLIAAVAEFERDLLVERTRSGLARRAKADGRTLERAASPDRGPCSRRAPAAHSGPSVARALKTSRATAIRARDGPRLISRRARPRPAAGGPLRFADATDLRPASSRE; this is encoded by the coding sequence ATGACCACGGGCCTGATCGCGGCCGTCGCCGAGTTCGAGCGCGACCTCCTGGTCGAACGCACCCGTAGCGGGCTGGCGCGACGCGCCAAGGCGGATGGGAGGACGCTGGAGCGGGCCGCGAGCCCTGACCGAGGCCCATGCTCACGACGTGCGCCAGCGGCTCACAGCGGGCCAAGCGTGGCGCGTGCATTGAAGACGAGCCGCGCGACCGCGATCCGCGCCAGGGACGGACCGCGCCTGATCAGCCGGCGGGCCCGCCCTCGACCGGCAGCCGGCGGCCCGCTTCGGTTCGCCGATGCCACTGACCTTCGACCAGCATCGTCCCGTGAATGA
- a CDS encoding type I restriction-modification system subunit M, producing MNQQNLADFIWNVADALRGPFKPSLYGRIILPFTVLRRLECVLEPTREAVLERHAALIGSGVELDLVLPAVAAAPFYNTSQYTLATLGSTSTRANLEEYLSRFSANARQVFDYFGFDNWLVKLEEANLLYLVTQKFAAIDLHPTRLSNAEMGLAFEHLIRKFAEAANDDAGEYFTPRDVVRLVTTLVFATDHEALNGEGVVRTVYDCAAGTGGFLSSAIEQVAEWNPAARIVPYAQELNPETYAICVADKLIQGYDVRNLKRGNTLDDDQLPGERFDYCLANPPFGVKWEMVQKAVSDERKNLGYAGRFGPGLPRVGDGSLLFLMHLLSKRKPVEQGGTRIGIVLSGSPLFNGGAGSGESEVRRWILESDWLEAIVALPSDLFYNTGIGTYVWVLSNHKAPARKGKVQLIDATGLHTPMRKSLGSKRKFIAHAQIDEIAGAQDTFAESEISKLFDTADFGHRRITIERPLRMRFAVTEAALKAYAETKGADHVDRFAALSGTSFDSLDVFLAAAKIKKLAKGTRKAVLDCFGTRDPAAELVTDADGALVPDAELREFENVPLKQDICDYFAREVLPHVPDAWIDDSKTDEKDGLVGVVGYEINFNRHFYRYVPPRPLEEIDAELKAVEAEIAALLGEVTA from the coding sequence ATGAATCAACAAAACCTAGCCGACTTCATCTGGAACGTCGCCGACGCCTTGCGCGGCCCGTTCAAACCTTCGTTGTACGGCCGCATCATCCTGCCCTTTACGGTGCTGCGCCGCCTGGAGTGCGTGTTGGAGCCCACCCGCGAGGCCGTTCTTGAACGTCACGCGGCTCTGATCGGCTCTGGTGTCGAGCTAGACCTCGTGTTGCCCGCCGTCGCGGCCGCGCCCTTCTACAACACCAGCCAGTACACGCTGGCCACGCTCGGCTCGACGAGCACGCGCGCCAACCTGGAGGAGTACCTTTCGCGCTTCTCGGCCAATGCGCGCCAAGTCTTTGACTACTTCGGCTTCGACAATTGGCTGGTCAAGCTGGAGGAGGCGAACCTGCTGTACCTGGTCACGCAGAAGTTCGCCGCCATCGACCTGCATCCGACGCGCCTGTCCAACGCTGAGATGGGCTTGGCCTTCGAACACCTGATCCGCAAGTTCGCCGAGGCCGCCAATGATGATGCCGGGGAGTACTTCACCCCGCGCGACGTGGTGCGTCTAGTCACCACGCTGGTCTTCGCCACCGACCACGAGGCGCTGAACGGCGAGGGGGTGGTCCGTACCGTGTACGACTGCGCTGCCGGCACGGGCGGCTTTCTGTCCTCGGCCATTGAACAGGTGGCCGAATGGAATCCGGCTGCGCGCATCGTTCCGTACGCTCAAGAGCTGAACCCTGAGACGTATGCCATCTGCGTGGCCGACAAGCTGATCCAGGGTTACGACGTGCGAAACCTGAAGCGCGGCAACACCCTGGACGACGATCAACTGCCCGGGGAGCGTTTCGACTATTGCCTCGCCAATCCGCCCTTTGGCGTGAAGTGGGAGATGGTGCAGAAGGCCGTTAGCGACGAGCGGAAAAATCTCGGCTACGCCGGCCGCTTTGGCCCCGGCCTGCCGCGCGTCGGCGACGGCTCGCTGCTGTTCCTCATGCACTTGCTTTCCAAGCGCAAGCCGGTGGAACAAGGCGGCACGCGCATCGGCATCGTGTTGTCGGGTTCGCCGCTGTTCAACGGAGGTGCCGGCTCGGGCGAATCAGAGGTCCGACGCTGGATACTCGAAAGCGACTGGCTGGAAGCCATCGTCGCGCTGCCAAGCGACCTTTTCTATAACACCGGCATCGGCACCTACGTATGGGTGCTGTCGAACCACAAGGCGCCGGCGCGCAAGGGCAAGGTGCAGCTGATCGATGCGACCGGGCTGCACACCCCGATGCGCAAGAGCCTGGGCAGCAAGCGCAAGTTCATCGCTCACGCGCAGATCGACGAAATCGCCGGCGCGCAGGACACGTTTGCCGAAAGCGAAATCAGTAAGTTGTTCGACACCGCCGACTTCGGGCACCGGCGCATCACGATCGAGCGGCCACTGCGGATGCGTTTCGCGGTGACCGAAGCAGCGCTCAAGGCATATGCTGAGACCAAGGGCGCAGACCATGTTGATCGCTTTGCCGCGCTGAGTGGCACCAGCTTCGACAGCCTAGACGTCTTCCTTGCCGCAGCCAAGATCAAGAAGCTCGCCAAGGGCACCCGCAAGGCGGTGCTCGACTGCTTTGGCACGCGCGACCCAGCGGCCGAATTGGTAACCGATGCCGATGGCGCTCTGGTGCCCGACGCCGAGCTGCGCGAGTTTGAAAACGTGCCGTTGAAGCAGGACATATGTGACTACTTCGCGCGCGAGGTGCTCCCTCATGTGCCCGACGCTTGGATTGACGACAGCAAGACCGACGAGAAGGATGGGCTGGTCGGTGTGGTCGGCTATGAGATCAACTTCAACCGCCATTTCTATAGGTACGTGCCGCCCCGGCCACTTGAAGAAATCGATGCGGAGTTGAAGGCTGTGGAGGCGGAGATCGCAGCCTTGCTCGGCGAGGTCACCGCATGA
- a CDS encoding restriction endonuclease subunit S, producing MIDITRSLPANWRAVRLRFVADLNPAAPPRNVLPDDEEVSFLPMEAIGEDGGLQLDLVRPASEVRASYSYFADGDVAFAKVTPCFENGKGALMRGLVGGVGFGTTELTVLRPRPGLHADYLRYYLSSSRFRGPGAGAMTGAGGLKRVPDEFTRNDLILLPPIAVQRFIASYLDKEIARIDALTEKKTRFIELLHEKRGALITQAVTRGLDPHAPMKDSGVELLGYVPASYTVTRLMHLTEYGRDIMYGIVLPGPDVEEGVPIVKGGNVKREQLNRVKLCRTTPEIEAPFARARLRPNDIVYSIRGSIGDAELVPEELLDANITQDVARVSPGPRVNPRWLLYFLKSRALFAQLDREATGATIRGINIFSLKRAVVAVPELAEQNQILRYLDSHCARIDRLSSAAKKSIELLRERRAALISAAVTGQIDLRAEQPTLEELEPA from the coding sequence ATGATCGACATCACACGATCGTTGCCAGCCAATTGGCGCGCCGTGCGCCTCAGATTCGTTGCAGATCTAAATCCGGCGGCTCCGCCACGGAATGTGCTCCCTGATGACGAAGAAGTCTCGTTCCTACCGATGGAGGCTATCGGCGAGGACGGCGGCCTGCAATTGGACCTGGTAAGACCCGCTTCAGAGGTGCGGGCCAGCTACTCCTACTTTGCGGATGGTGATGTTGCCTTTGCCAAAGTCACGCCTTGCTTCGAGAACGGCAAGGGCGCGCTCATGCGCGGACTCGTCGGCGGCGTCGGATTCGGTACAACAGAACTAACCGTGCTGCGCCCGCGACCGGGGCTTCATGCCGACTACTTGCGCTATTACTTGTCTAGTTCGCGCTTCCGTGGGCCTGGTGCTGGCGCAATGACCGGTGCAGGGGGGTTGAAGCGCGTCCCTGATGAATTCACCCGCAACGATCTGATCCTGTTGCCGCCGATAGCGGTCCAACGCTTCATCGCCTCGTACCTCGACAAGGAAATCGCTCGCATCGACGCCTTGACCGAGAAGAAGACCCGCTTCATCGAACTGCTTCACGAAAAACGGGGAGCACTGATCACGCAGGCAGTGACGAGGGGGCTCGATCCACACGCGCCGATGAAGGACTCGGGAGTGGAACTGCTTGGCTATGTGCCGGCTTCATATACGGTCACTCGCTTGATGCACCTTACCGAATATGGCAGGGACATCATGTACGGCATCGTGCTCCCGGGACCCGATGTAGAGGAAGGAGTACCGATTGTGAAGGGCGGGAATGTCAAGAGAGAGCAGCTCAACCGCGTCAAGCTGTGTCGAACTACGCCCGAAATTGAAGCTCCTTTTGCGCGGGCCCGCCTGCGACCGAACGATATTGTCTACTCGATACGAGGATCGATTGGTGATGCCGAACTGGTGCCGGAAGAGTTGCTTGACGCGAACATAACCCAGGATGTTGCGCGAGTTTCTCCCGGACCGCGGGTCAACCCGCGATGGTTGTTGTACTTCTTGAAGTCGAGAGCGCTTTTCGCTCAGCTTGATCGCGAGGCCACCGGAGCAACCATCCGAGGGATCAACATTTTTTCCTTGAAGCGTGCGGTGGTTGCGGTGCCTGAGCTTGCTGAGCAAAACCAGATACTGAGGTACCTAGATTCGCATTGCGCGAGGATTGATCGGCTTTCGAGCGCTGCCAAGAAAAGTATCGAGCTCCTTCGCGAACGCCGCGCTGCCCTTATCAGCGCCGCCGTCACGGGTCAAATTGATTTGCGCGCAGAGCAACCCACCCTCGAAGAATTGGAGCCCGCGTGA